Proteins found in one Methylobacterium sp. CB376 genomic segment:
- the oxc gene encoding oxalyl-CoA decarboxylase: METTVKTQAEPAPDTLPTSYGAAAPAASVQSEPELTDGFHLVIDALKLNGIDTIYGVPGIPITDLGRLAQAAGMRVISFRHEQNAGNAAAIAGFLTKKPGICLTVSAPGFLNGLTALANATTNCFPMILISGSSEREIVDLQQGDYEEMDQLAIAKPLCKAAFRVLHAADIGIGVARAIRAAVSGRPGGVYLDLPAKLFSQVMDAEAGAKSLVEVIDPAPAQIPAPAAVARALDLLRNAKRPLIILGKGAAYAQADEAVRALVETSGIPYVPMSMAKGLLPDTHPQSAGAARSLVLKDADVVLLLGARLNWLLSHGKGKTWGEPGSKKFIQVDIEPREMDSNVEIAAPLVGDIGSCVEALLAGMQADWPAPPADWTATIAKKKEENASKMAAKLAKSASSTAASPMDFHGALGALRDIIRERPDAILVNEGANTLDLARSVIDMYQPRKRLDVGTWGVMGIGMGFAIAAAIETGKPVLAVEGDSAFGFSGMEIETICRYNLPVCVVIFNNNGIYRGTDTDPTGRDPGTTVFVKDSRYDRMMEAFGGVGVHATTPEELSRAVNEAMDSGRPTLINAVIDPRAGTESGNIGSLNPQSSVRKKK; this comes from the coding sequence ATGGAAACGACCGTCAAGACGCAGGCCGAGCCGGCTCCCGACACCCTGCCGACCTCGTACGGGGCCGCCGCGCCCGCCGCGTCGGTGCAGAGCGAGCCGGAGCTGACGGACGGCTTCCACCTCGTCATCGACGCGCTCAAGCTCAACGGCATCGACACGATCTACGGCGTGCCGGGCATTCCGATCACCGATCTCGGCCGCCTCGCCCAGGCCGCCGGCATGCGGGTGATCTCCTTCCGGCACGAGCAGAATGCCGGCAACGCGGCCGCGATCGCGGGCTTCCTCACCAAGAAGCCGGGCATCTGCCTGACGGTCTCGGCGCCGGGCTTCCTCAACGGGCTCACCGCGCTCGCCAACGCCACCACCAACTGCTTTCCGATGATCCTGATCAGCGGCTCCTCGGAGCGCGAGATCGTCGACCTGCAGCAGGGCGACTACGAGGAGATGGACCAGCTCGCCATCGCCAAGCCCCTGTGCAAGGCCGCCTTCCGGGTGCTGCACGCGGCCGATATCGGCATCGGCGTGGCGCGCGCGATCCGCGCGGCGGTGTCGGGCCGGCCGGGCGGCGTCTATCTCGACCTCCCCGCCAAGCTGTTCTCGCAGGTCATGGACGCCGAGGCCGGCGCCAAGTCCCTGGTCGAGGTGATCGACCCGGCCCCGGCGCAGATCCCGGCCCCGGCCGCGGTCGCCCGCGCGCTCGACCTGCTGCGCAATGCCAAGCGCCCCCTGATCATCCTCGGCAAGGGCGCCGCCTACGCGCAGGCCGACGAGGCGGTCCGCGCCCTCGTCGAGACGAGCGGCATCCCTTACGTGCCGATGAGCATGGCCAAGGGCCTCCTGCCCGACACGCACCCGCAATCGGCCGGCGCCGCCCGCTCGCTGGTGCTCAAGGACGCCGACGTGGTGCTGCTGCTCGGCGCGCGCCTCAACTGGCTCCTGTCGCACGGCAAGGGCAAGACCTGGGGCGAGCCCGGCTCCAAGAAGTTCATCCAGGTCGACATCGAGCCGCGCGAGATGGACTCGAACGTCGAGATCGCCGCCCCGCTCGTCGGCGATATCGGTTCCTGCGTCGAGGCCCTGCTCGCCGGCATGCAGGCCGACTGGCCGGCCCCGCCGGCCGACTGGACGGCCACCATCGCCAAGAAGAAGGAGGAGAACGCCTCCAAGATGGCGGCGAAGCTCGCCAAGTCCGCCTCGTCGACGGCCGCCTCGCCGATGGACTTCCACGGGGCGCTCGGGGCGCTGCGCGACATCATCCGCGAGCGGCCGGACGCGATCCTGGTCAACGAGGGCGCCAACACCCTCGACCTCGCCCGCTCGGTCATCGACATGTACCAGCCGCGCAAGCGCCTGGACGTCGGCACCTGGGGCGTGATGGGCATCGGCATGGGCTTCGCCATCGCGGCGGCGATCGAGACCGGCAAGCCGGTCCTCGCCGTCGAGGGCGACAGCGCCTTCGGCTTCTCGGGCATGGAGATCGAGACGATCTGCCGGTACAACCTGCCGGTCTGCGTCGTGATCTTCAACAACAACGGCATCTACCGGGGCACCGACACCGACCCGACCGGCCGCGATCCCGGCACGACGGTCTTCGTCAAGGATTCCCGCTACGACCGGATGATGGAGGCGTTCGGCGGCGTCGGCGTCCACGCCACCACCCCCGAGGAACTCAGCCGCGCCGTGAACGAGGCGATGGATTCGGGCCGCCCGACCCTGATCAACGCGGTGATCGACCCGCGCGCCGGCACCGAGAGCGGCAATATCGGCAGCCTCAACCCGCAGAGCTCGGTCCGCAAGAAGAAGTGA
- a CDS encoding lytic murein transglycosylase, with translation MPPLPLSRRRARPAQILLRALLVALAAPHRVLAQDAPPPAGEAVPGFARCLTDLAAEATGRGVPEATVSALLGDLAPDPEVLAAAGHQSEFEKPLWDYLDAAVKDETVADGRAKLAAWEPVLARIEARYGVDRFVLLAIWGIESGYGAVLDKPGKVRPVLRSLATLACADPARAASWRDELAAALRIAAQGDAPVADLTGSWAGAMGHTQFMPTTYLRYAVDFDGDGRRDIWHSPADALAATAHYLSAEGWPAGAPWGYEVALPPGFAYALADETTERPLESWERLGLRRADGQPFAATGVPARLVLPAGARGPAFLLLPGFRAITRYNASFAYALAVSHLSDRLRGEGPLVGAWPRGDRPLSRDERRDLQVRLEARGHPAGGVDGRIGPKTRAAIRAFQAAAGLVPDGYADAALLDRLRETR, from the coding sequence ATGCCCCCGCTCCCCCTCTCCCGCCGGCGCGCGAGGCCGGCTCAAATCCTTCTCCGGGCCCTCCTGGTCGCCCTCGCGGCGCCGCATCGGGTCCTCGCCCAGGACGCGCCGCCCCCCGCCGGCGAGGCCGTGCCGGGCTTCGCGCGCTGCCTGACGGACCTCGCCGCCGAGGCGACCGGCCGCGGCGTGCCCGAGGCGACCGTGTCCGCCCTCCTCGGGGACCTCGCGCCCGATCCCGAGGTGCTGGCCGCGGCCGGCCACCAATCCGAGTTCGAGAAGCCGCTCTGGGACTACCTCGACGCGGCGGTGAAGGACGAGACCGTCGCCGATGGCCGCGCCAAGCTGGCCGCGTGGGAGCCGGTCCTGGCCCGCATCGAGGCGCGCTACGGCGTCGACCGCTTCGTGCTGCTCGCGATCTGGGGCATCGAATCCGGCTACGGCGCCGTGCTCGACAAGCCCGGCAAGGTGCGGCCCGTGCTGCGCTCCCTGGCGACCCTGGCCTGCGCGGACCCGGCCCGCGCCGCCTCCTGGCGCGACGAGCTCGCCGCCGCCCTGCGGATCGCCGCGCAGGGCGACGCGCCGGTCGCGGACCTGACCGGGTCCTGGGCCGGCGCGATGGGCCACACGCAGTTCATGCCGACCACCTATCTCCGCTACGCGGTGGATTTCGACGGCGACGGCCGGCGCGACATCTGGCACTCGCCCGCCGACGCGCTCGCGGCGACGGCGCACTACCTGAGCGCGGAGGGCTGGCCGGCCGGCGCGCCCTGGGGCTACGAGGTCGCGCTGCCGCCGGGCTTCGCCTACGCGCTCGCGGACGAGACCACCGAGCGCCCGCTCGAATCCTGGGAGCGGCTCGGCCTGCGCCGGGCGGACGGGCAGCCCTTCGCGGCCACCGGCGTCCCGGCGCGGCTCGTCCTGCCGGCCGGCGCGCGCGGCCCGGCCTTCCTGCTCCTGCCGGGCTTCCGCGCGATCACGCGCTACAACGCCTCCTTCGCCTACGCGCTCGCCGTCTCGCACCTCTCCGACCGGCTGCGCGGGGAGGGGCCCCTCGTCGGCGCGTGGCCGCGCGGGGACCGGCCGCTCAGCCGCGACGAGCGCCGCGACCTGCAGGTTCGGCTGGAGGCGCGGGGGCACCCGGCGGGCGGCGTCGACGGGCGGATCGGCCCCAAGACCCGGGCCGCGATCCGCGCCTTCCAGGCGGCCGCCGGGCTGGTGCCGGACGGCTACGCCGACGCCGCCCTCCTCGATCGCCTGCGGGAGACGCGCTGA
- the frc gene encoding formyl-CoA transferase, whose product MSKPLEGIKIIDFTHVQAGPACTQLLAWFGADVIKVERPGAGDVTRTQLRHVEDADALYFTMLNSNKRSLTLDTKTPQGKEVLEKLIKESDVLVENFGPGALDRMGFSWARINELNPGMIVASVKGFSEGHHYEDLKVYENVAQCAGGAASTTGFWDGPPTVSGAALGDSNTGMHLAIGILTALHARNKTGKGQKVAVSMQDAVLNLCRVKLRDQQRLDALGYLEEYPQYPHGEFSDAVPRGGNAGGGGQPGWVLKCKGWETDPNAYIYFTIQGHAWAPICRALGKEEWIEDPAYNTARARQDKIFEIFAFIESWLADKTKYEAVDILRKFDIPCAPVLSMKEIAADKSLRASGSIVEVQHPQLGKYLTVGSPIKFSDLKVEVKASPLLGEHTDEVLRDLGYTEQQIEMLHQERAV is encoded by the coding sequence ATGAGCAAGCCCCTCGAAGGCATCAAGATCATCGACTTCACGCACGTCCAGGCCGGGCCGGCCTGCACCCAGCTCCTCGCCTGGTTCGGCGCGGACGTGATCAAGGTGGAGCGGCCCGGCGCAGGCGACGTCACCCGCACCCAGCTGCGGCACGTCGAGGATGCGGACGCGCTCTACTTCACGATGCTGAACTCCAACAAGCGCTCGCTCACCCTCGACACCAAAACCCCGCAGGGCAAGGAAGTCCTGGAGAAGCTGATCAAGGAATCCGACGTCCTCGTCGAGAATTTCGGCCCCGGCGCCCTCGACCGCATGGGCTTCTCCTGGGCCCGGATCAACGAGCTCAACCCGGGCATGATCGTCGCCTCGGTGAAGGGCTTCAGCGAGGGCCACCACTACGAGGACCTGAAGGTCTACGAGAACGTGGCGCAGTGCGCGGGCGGCGCGGCCTCGACGACCGGCTTCTGGGACGGCCCCCCGACCGTGAGCGGCGCGGCGCTCGGTGATTCGAACACCGGCATGCACCTCGCGATCGGCATCCTCACGGCGCTGCACGCCCGCAACAAGACCGGCAAGGGCCAGAAGGTGGCCGTGTCGATGCAGGACGCGGTGCTCAACCTCTGCCGCGTCAAGCTGCGCGACCAGCAGCGCCTCGACGCGCTCGGCTACCTGGAAGAGTACCCGCAATACCCGCACGGCGAGTTCAGCGACGCGGTGCCGCGCGGCGGCAACGCGGGCGGCGGCGGCCAGCCCGGCTGGGTGCTGAAGTGCAAGGGCTGGGAGACCGATCCCAACGCCTACATCTACTTCACGATCCAGGGCCACGCCTGGGCGCCGATCTGCCGCGCCCTCGGCAAGGAGGAGTGGATCGAGGATCCGGCCTACAACACCGCCCGCGCCCGCCAGGACAAGATCTTCGAGATCTTCGCCTTCATCGAGAGCTGGCTGGCCGACAAGACCAAGTACGAGGCCGTGGACATCCTGCGCAAGTTCGACATCCCCTGCGCGCCGGTGCTGTCCATGAAGGAGATCGCCGCGGACAAGTCGTTGCGGGCGAGCGGCTCGATCGTCGAGGTGCAGCACCCGCAGCTCGGCAAGTACCTGACCGTCGGCAGCCCGATCAAGTTCTCGGACCTGAAGGTCGAGGTCAAGGCGTCGCCGCTCCTCGGCGAGCACACCGACGAGGTGCTGCGCGACCTCGGCTACACCGAGCAGCAGATCGAGATGCTCCACCAGGAGCGCGCGGTCTAA
- a CDS encoding (R)-mandelonitrile lyase, whose amino-acid sequence MEITRSGARPSEQGSPDYFTGAVRIDPLLSPPAPARVAGALVTFEPGARTAWHTHPLGQTLIVTAGLGWAQREGGPVEEIRPGDVVWFAPGEKHWHGATARTGMSHIAIQERQDGKAVAWLDPVTDAQYRA is encoded by the coding sequence ATGGAGATCACACGCAGCGGCGCCCGGCCATCCGAGCAGGGCTCGCCGGACTACTTCACCGGAGCCGTCCGCATCGACCCGCTGCTCAGCCCGCCCGCGCCGGCGCGGGTCGCGGGCGCGCTCGTGACCTTCGAGCCGGGCGCGCGCACCGCGTGGCACACCCACCCGCTCGGACAGACGCTGATCGTCACGGCCGGGCTCGGCTGGGCGCAGCGCGAGGGCGGTCCCGTCGAGGAGATCCGGCCGGGCGACGTCGTCTGGTTCGCTCCCGGCGAGAAGCACTGGCACGGCGCCACCGCCCGGACCGGGATGAGCCACATCGCCATCCAGGAGAGGCAGGACGGGAAGGCCGTGGCGTGGCTCGACCCGGTCACCGACGCGCAGTACCGGGCCTGA
- a CDS encoding PAS domain-containing protein translates to MIVAECDYEQVVEAVGDAIVVSDAEGRITAWNAAAERIFGFTKREALGETLDLITPERHRRRHWDGYAKTMATGVTKYGTTLLRVPALHKDGRSLSIAFTVGLLHGPEGVVTGIVASIRDETSRWAEEKALRQRISDLEAVG, encoded by the coding sequence ATGATAGTGGCTGAGTGCGATTACGAGCAAGTCGTGGAGGCGGTGGGCGACGCCATCGTGGTCTCCGACGCGGAGGGACGGATCACGGCCTGGAACGCGGCCGCCGAGCGCATCTTCGGCTTCACCAAGCGGGAGGCGCTCGGGGAGACCCTCGACCTGATCACGCCGGAGCGCCACCGTCGGCGTCACTGGGACGGCTACGCCAAGACCATGGCGACGGGCGTGACCAAGTACGGCACCACGCTCCTGCGGGTGCCCGCCTTGCACAAGGACGGGCGCTCGCTGTCGATCGCCTTCACGGTCGGGCTGCTGCACGGCCCGGAGGGCGTCGTGACCGGCATCGTGGCGTCGATCCGGGACGAGACCAGCCGCTGGGCCGAGGAGAAGGCGCTGCGCCAGCGCATCAGCGACCTCGAAGCGGTCGGCTGA
- a CDS encoding HPP family protein, with translation MLRRLRRFLPDLTPVSLDERLRAAIGALAGILATGLMSRAALGDHASLPVLIAPMGASAVLLFAVPASPLAQPWSILGGNTVAALIGVTAATQIADPFVAAAVAVSVAIAVMTALRCVHPPSGAVALTAVLGGPAIHELGYGFVLWPVGLNSLILLTTAILFNNFTGRSYPHRAPQASPAGRGAMPAPFTSLGFTGADLDAALEDFGEFVDIGRADLDAILHHALLRASRRALGSATCASVLSRAVVGIAPDASLDEALALFRRRRIRALAVTDEGARVVGLLTHHDLIDKAAWNRNGPRLDLPRRLRLTLARGRAPHHCVADVMTTPVIPVRPETPLADAALWMSQAGLVHLPVVGPDDRLIGLVSQGDVVNALLVANGARAGGPVLTPRGEGALAGAA, from the coding sequence ATGCTCCGCCGCCTGAGGCGTTTCCTGCCCGATCTCACTCCCGTCAGCCTGGACGAGCGCCTGCGCGCGGCGATCGGGGCGCTGGCCGGGATCCTGGCGACCGGCCTGATGAGCCGCGCGGCGCTCGGCGACCACGCCTCGCTGCCCGTCCTGATCGCCCCGATGGGCGCCTCGGCGGTCCTCCTCTTCGCCGTGCCGGCGAGCCCGCTCGCCCAGCCCTGGTCGATCCTCGGCGGCAACACGGTCGCGGCGCTGATCGGCGTGACGGCCGCCACGCAGATCGCCGACCCCTTCGTGGCGGCGGCGGTGGCGGTGAGCGTCGCGATCGCCGTGATGACGGCCCTGCGCTGCGTCCACCCGCCGAGCGGCGCGGTGGCGCTGACGGCCGTGCTCGGCGGCCCGGCGATCCACGAACTCGGCTACGGCTTCGTGCTCTGGCCGGTCGGGCTGAACTCGCTGATCCTGCTCACCACGGCGATCCTGTTCAACAATTTCACTGGGCGCAGCTACCCGCACCGGGCGCCACAGGCCTCGCCCGCCGGCCGCGGCGCGATGCCGGCCCCCTTCACCAGCCTGGGCTTCACGGGCGCCGACCTCGACGCGGCACTCGAGGATTTCGGCGAGTTCGTCGATATCGGCCGGGCCGACCTCGACGCCATCCTGCACCACGCGCTGCTGCGGGCCTCGCGGCGGGCGCTCGGTTCGGCGACCTGCGCCTCGGTGCTCTCGCGCGCGGTGGTCGGGATCGCGCCCGACGCCTCCCTGGACGAGGCCCTGGCCCTGTTCCGGCGCCGCCGCATCCGGGCGCTCGCCGTGACGGACGAGGGGGCGCGGGTGGTCGGCCTCCTCACCCACCACGACCTCATCGACAAGGCGGCCTGGAACCGGAACGGGCCGCGCCTCGACCTGCCGCGCCGCCTGCGCCTGACGCTCGCGCGCGGCCGCGCCCCGCACCACTGCGTCGCCGACGTGATGACGACGCCCGTGATCCCCGTGCGCCCCGAGACGCCGCTCGCCGACGCGGCCCTGTGGATGTCGCAGGCGGGGCTCGTCCACCTGCCGGTGGTGGGGCCGGACGACCGGCTGATCGGGCTCGTCTCGCAGGGCGACGTGGTCAACGCGCTGCTGGTGGCGAACGGGGCCCGGGCGGGCGGCCCGGTGCTGACCCCGCGCGGCGAGGGCGCGCTCGCCGGCGCCGCCTGA
- a CDS encoding protein adenylyltransferase SelO, producing MTPLPFDNSYARFPARFFARTDPTPVPAPRLIRLNRALAEALSLDPDWLASPDGVAMLSGNRMPAGAEPIATAYAGHQFGHLVPQLGDGRAILLGEVVDRTGIRRDIQLKGAGPTPFSRSGDGRAALGPVLREYVVSEAMAALGIPTTRALAAVATGDRVIRERVLPGAILTRVASSHIRVGTFQFFAIRRDTEGVRALADHVIARHYPDLAGEANPYPALLSAVIARQAALVAQWLCVGFIHGVMNTDNMSVAGETIDYGPCAFLDAYDPRTKFSAIDEHGRYAYGNQPMIAQWNLARLAESLLALFGEDTEAAIRDAQDRLASFPALFESAYHGGLGRKLGLLEEREEDVGLASDLLTAMAENAADFTLTFRHLGAAAADPAAERAVRDLFVDPTAFDAWAPRWRARLAAEPMPGPERRAAMDRVNPRFIPRNHQVEAVIEAAIERDDVAPFGELVEVLSQPYAEQPERARYAEPPREHERVLRTFCGT from the coding sequence ATGACGCCCCTCCCCTTCGACAACAGCTACGCCCGCTTCCCCGCGCGGTTCTTCGCCCGCACCGACCCGACGCCGGTCCCGGCGCCGCGGCTGATCCGGCTGAACCGGGCGCTCGCGGAGGCGCTGAGCCTCGACCCGGACTGGCTCGCGAGCCCCGACGGGGTGGCGATGCTGTCCGGCAACCGCATGCCGGCCGGGGCGGAGCCGATCGCCACCGCCTATGCGGGCCACCAGTTCGGCCACCTCGTGCCCCAGCTCGGCGACGGGCGGGCGATCCTGCTCGGCGAGGTCGTCGACCGGACCGGGATCCGGCGCGACATCCAGCTCAAGGGCGCGGGCCCGACTCCCTTCTCGCGCAGCGGCGACGGGCGGGCCGCGCTGGGGCCGGTCCTGCGCGAATACGTGGTCAGCGAGGCGATGGCGGCGCTCGGCATCCCGACCACCCGGGCGCTCGCCGCGGTGGCGACCGGGGACCGGGTGATCCGCGAGCGGGTGCTGCCGGGCGCCATCCTCACCCGCGTCGCCTCGAGCCACATCCGGGTCGGCACCTTCCAGTTCTTCGCGATCCGCCGCGACACCGAGGGCGTGCGGGCGCTGGCCGACCACGTCATCGCCCGGCACTACCCGGACCTCGCCGGGGAGGCGAATCCCTACCCGGCCCTGCTGTCGGCGGTGATCGCCCGCCAGGCGGCGCTGGTGGCGCAGTGGCTCTGCGTCGGCTTCATCCACGGGGTGATGAACACCGACAACATGTCGGTGGCGGGCGAGACCATCGATTACGGCCCCTGCGCCTTCCTGGACGCCTACGACCCGCGGACCAAGTTCAGCGCCATCGACGAGCACGGCCGCTACGCCTACGGGAACCAGCCGATGATCGCGCAGTGGAACCTCGCGCGCCTCGCCGAATCGCTGCTCGCGCTGTTCGGCGAGGACACCGAGGCGGCGATCCGGGACGCGCAGGACCGGCTCGCTTCCTTCCCGGCCCTGTTCGAGAGCGCCTATCACGGGGGCCTCGGGCGCAAGCTCGGCCTCCTGGAGGAGCGGGAGGAGGATGTGGGCCTCGCCAGCGACCTCCTGACCGCGATGGCCGAGAACGCGGCGGATTTCACCCTGACCTTCCGGCATCTCGGGGCCGCGGCCGCCGACCCGGCGGCGGAGCGCGCCGTGCGCGACCTGTTCGTCGACCCGACCGCCTTCGACGCCTGGGCCCCGCGCTGGCGGGCGCGCCTCGCGGCGGAGCCGATGCCGGGCCCCGAGCGGCGGGCGGCGATGGACCGGGTCAACCCGCGCTTCATCCCGCGCAACCACCAGGTCGAGGCGGTGATCGAGGCGGCGATCGAGCGGGACGATGTCGCCCCGTTCGGCGAGTTGGTGGAGGTGCTGAGCCAGCCCTACGCCGAGCAGCCGGAGCGCGCCCGCTACGCCGAGCCGCCGCGGGAGCACGAGCGGGTGCTCAGGACCTTCTGCGGCACCTGA
- a CDS encoding GntR family transcriptional regulator, which yields MVRSQEFTVTPIVASANLRTLVYEALKAAIAEMDIYGSPEEIRLDERRLARDLGVSRTPVREAFTVLEQEGFVRSEARRGVFVVRKTRRQIIDMIHAWAALEGMAARLACQRATDAELAGLETLFADFLERPPADSLDAYSDANLRFHQAVIALGQCKIVEAMSGTLMIHVRGIRRVAIRAEGRADRSNAEHRAILRALRGRDGDGAEALVRAHGLGLAAHVERFGDALG from the coding sequence ATGGTGAGGTCGCAGGAATTCACGGTGACGCCGATCGTCGCTTCGGCGAATCTGCGCACGCTCGTCTACGAGGCGCTGAAGGCGGCGATCGCCGAGATGGACATCTACGGGAGTCCGGAGGAGATCCGCCTCGACGAGCGCCGGCTGGCGCGGGACCTCGGGGTGAGCCGCACCCCGGTGCGGGAGGCCTTCACGGTGCTGGAGCAGGAGGGCTTCGTGCGCTCGGAGGCGCGCCGCGGGGTCTTCGTGGTCCGCAAGACGCGCCGGCAGATCATCGACATGATTCACGCCTGGGCGGCGCTGGAGGGCATGGCGGCCCGGCTGGCCTGCCAGCGCGCCACGGATGCGGAGCTGGCCGGGCTGGAGACGCTCTTCGCCGACTTCCTCGAACGCCCGCCCGCCGACAGCCTCGACGCCTATTCGGACGCGAACCTGCGCTTCCACCAAGCGGTGATCGCGCTCGGCCAGTGCAAGATCGTGGAGGCGATGTCGGGCACCCTGATGATCCACGTGCGCGGCATCCGCCGGGTGGCGATCCGGGCCGAGGGCCGGGCCGACCGCTCGAATGCCGAGCACCGCGCGATCCTGCGCGCCCTGCGCGGGCGCGACGGCGACGGGGCCGAGGCGCTGGTGCGGGCGCACGGGCTCGGGCTCGCGGCGCATGTCGAGCGCTTCGGCGACGCGCTCGGCTGA
- a CDS encoding alpha/beta hydrolase — MLREGPVIDPELAGCLSFAHRLPTRPPLPPGRHAIGLFPERDALLVVPPAVAPRRPTPLVVLFHGGGGSAQKILPMLEAHAEARGFLLLLPQSLFPTWDIVIAGNGPDRERLDAALAAVADRFLLDPDHLAFAGHSDGGSYALSLGLTNGHVVSHVIVSSAGFLSVQVQQGAPKIFLSHGTRDEQIPIDRSARAHAALLRRAGYDLTYVEHEGPHAWQPALAAQAVDFFLAGRADRVPAGEDDAVAAG; from the coding sequence ATGCTGCGAGAGGGTCCCGTGATCGATCCCGAACTTGCCGGCTGCCTGTCCTTCGCCCATCGCCTGCCGACCCGGCCTCCCCTGCCGCCCGGCCGCCACGCGATCGGCCTCTTTCCCGAGCGCGACGCGCTGCTGGTGGTGCCGCCGGCGGTCGCCCCGCGCCGGCCGACGCCCCTCGTCGTGCTGTTCCACGGCGGCGGCGGCAGCGCGCAGAAGATCCTGCCGATGCTGGAGGCGCACGCCGAGGCGCGCGGCTTCCTGCTGCTCCTGCCGCAATCGCTCTTCCCGACCTGGGACATCGTGATCGCGGGCAACGGGCCGGACCGGGAGCGGCTCGACGCGGCGCTCGCCGCGGTGGCGGACCGCTTCCTCCTCGATCCGGACCACCTCGCCTTCGCGGGGCATTCGGACGGGGGCAGCTACGCGCTCTCCCTCGGGCTGACCAACGGTCACGTGGTGAGCCACGTCATCGTGTCCTCGGCGGGCTTCCTGTCGGTGCAGGTCCAGCAGGGCGCCCCGAAGATCTTCCTCTCGCACGGCACGCGGGACGAGCAGATCCCGATCGACCGCAGCGCCCGCGCCCATGCGGCGCTGCTCCGGCGCGCCGGCTACGACCTGACCTACGTCGAGCACGAGGGCCCGCACGCGTGGCAGCCGGCGCTCGCCGCGCAGGCCGTCGACTTCTTCCTCGCGGGCCGGGCCGACCGGGTGCCGGCGGGCGAGGACGACGCGGTCGCGGCGGGATGA
- a CDS encoding prohibitin family protein, translating into MRIPATVALAAGAALIVLPLVLGSWYTIDQTERGVVLRNGAIHAVAQPGLGFKLPFVDSVARIPVRNQLLRWERLEGYSHDQQTAHYMISVNYQFESGRVAEVYADYGGADAAVARLLTPLVLKQSKVVIGRFTAQSVIQDRARLNAEITDAIQKAVSGPITVTGVNVEDIKFSPAYEKSIEDRMLAEVEVLRLRQNAEREKVQAQITVTKATADADAVRAQAQAQAEAIRIKGMAEAEAIRARGDALRDNPSLVTLVQAERWDGRLPSTMVPGGTLPMLALSGNAK; encoded by the coding sequence ATGCGGATACCTGCGACGGTCGCGCTCGCGGCGGGCGCCGCCCTGATTGTGCTGCCCCTCGTCTTGGGCTCGTGGTACACGATCGACCAGACGGAGCGCGGCGTCGTGCTCCGCAACGGCGCCATCCACGCCGTGGCGCAGCCGGGGCTCGGTTTCAAGCTCCCCTTCGTCGACAGCGTCGCCAGGATCCCGGTGCGCAACCAGCTGCTTCGCTGGGAGAGGCTGGAGGGCTACAGCCACGACCAGCAGACCGCCCATTACATGATCTCCGTGAACTACCAGTTCGAGTCCGGGCGCGTGGCGGAGGTCTACGCCGATTACGGCGGGGCGGACGCGGCCGTGGCGCGGCTGCTGACCCCGCTCGTGCTCAAGCAGTCGAAGGTGGTGATCGGCCGCTTCACCGCGCAATCCGTGATCCAGGACCGCGCCCGGCTCAACGCCGAGATCACCGACGCGATCCAGAAGGCGGTGAGCGGGCCGATCACGGTCACGGGCGTCAACGTCGAGGACATCAAGTTCTCGCCGGCCTACGAGAAATCGATCGAGGACCGGATGCTGGCCGAGGTCGAGGTGCTGCGCCTTCGCCAGAACGCGGAGCGCGAGAAGGTGCAGGCCCAGATCACCGTGACCAAGGCCACCGCCGACGCCGACGCGGTCCGCGCGCAGGCCCAGGCCCAGGCCGAGGCGATCCGGATCAAGGGGATGGCGGAGGCCGAGGCGATCCGCGCCCGCGGCGACGCCCTGCGCGACAATCCGAGCCTCGTCACCCTCGTCCAGGCCGAGCGCTGGGACGGCAGGCTGCCGAGCACCATGGTGCCGGGCGGGACGCTGCCGATGCTCGCGCTGAGCGGGAATGCCAAGTAG